The genome window AAAAAGACAACTATACCATACTTTATCTAAGTCCATCTTCAGTAACAATATCAAGATTTTACAAAATTCTTTGTTCGATTAAATATGATTTTATTTATACAAATAGTTTAATGTCTGAGTTTACAAGATACTTATTTTTAAATAATTTTCTTTTAAGAAATAAAATCATAGTAGCTCCTAGAGGTGAACTGCATTCTGGAGCTCTTTCTATTAAAAAAGATAAGAAAAAACCTTATATATGGTTTGTTAAAAAGTTTATTTTAGAAAAAATCATATGGCACGCTACTGATTATGTTGAAAAGGTTTCTATAAGCCAACTTTTTGGTAACCGCGATATTAGATTAGCTCCAGATACTACTAGCCTTTTGGCACCCAGAAAGTACTATCAGAAAAGAAGTGATCAAGTAAGCTTTGTTTATATATCCCGTATAACGCAGAAGAAAGGATTGATTTATTTTTTAGAGCTACTAAAAAATGATTTTAATGGAGTTATAACTTTTGATATTTTTGGACCTATTGATGAAGCATATTGGAAAGAGTGTCAGGCAATAATATCAAAGAAAGCCTCTAAATGTATAATCACTTATAAAGGTACCATAGCTCACGAGCTAATTAATGAAGTTTTACATAAATATGATTTTTTTGTCTTGCCGACATTTGGTGAAAATTTTGGACATGCTATTATTGAGGCTATGTCAGCAGGTGTTCCTGTCTTAATTAGTGATCAAACCCAGTGGAAAAACCTCGCTCCGATCAATGCTGGTTGGGATATTTCTCTGGGTCAAAAAGAGAAATGGATTGATATTGTCCAGTTTTGCATTACAGTGTCTAATGAGGAATATCAGAAAATTTCAAAGAATGCAGTTGGTGTAGCAGAAAATTACATAAAAAGTGTAAATTTTGAGAAAGAATATCTAGAGCTCTTTAATTGATACTTTGATGTGTGGTATAGTCGGGGCAGTTTCTTCTAACAATGATCTTATTGAGACATATCATGCTATTTCACATAGAGGACCAGATGATGAGGGAATTTTTACAGACAAATACCTTCAGCTAGGCCATCGTCGGTTGTCTATCCTTGACCTTTCATCCAATGGACATCAACCTATGCTTTCAGAGGATGAGCGATATGTTATTATTTTCAACGGAGAAATATATAACCATTTAAGCATAAGGGAGGAGCTTACTGATAAATATTCATTTCGGTCTACTAGCGATACTGAGACAATACTATATGGATACATTGAGTTTGGTAAAGCTTTATTTAATCGCCTGAATGGCATTTTTGCTTTGGCAATTTATGACAAGCAGACGCAGGATCTTATTATTGTCCGTGATCAATTTGGTATAAAACCGCTTTATTATTATTTTAATAAGGAAGTACTTTTCTTTTCTTCCGAAGTTAAGGCTTTATCAAAGCTTTCTGATTTTGATAAGTCTATCGATCACGAAGCAATTCTTAACTATATTCAATTTTTATGGTCTCCAGGTGAAAAGACACCCTTTAAGCATGTAAAAAAACTATTGCCTGGCCATTACATTGAAGTTAATGTCCGAAATCTGTCAACTTTTTCTATTACAAAATATTATGAATTAACCTTTGATGGCTCTTATAGTACTAAATCTGAAGAAGAGTTAATAGATGAACTTGATGAGAAATTACTGAAAGCCGTCGAGCGTCAATTGTTATCCGATGTCCCCGTTGGTTTTTTTCTCTCAGGAGGCCTAGACTCTAGTGCTATTGTAGCCATGGCGCGCCGCTTATATCCAGAGCGTAAGCTGCAATGTTACACGGTTGACACAGGCAGTGGAGGGAAAAACTTCGAAGGCTTTGCGGACGATTTACCTTATGCCGTTAAGGTAGCCAGATTCTTAAATGCAGATTTGCAAATTGTAAATGCTAAACTGGATATCGTCAAAGATTTTGATAAAATGATTTATCATCTTGATGAGCCACAAGCAGATGCTGCCCCCCTAAATGTATTAAATATTTGCCGTAAAGCGCGTGAGGATGGGTATGTTGTTTTGCTAGGAGGCACTGCTGGAGATGATATATTTTCGGGATATCGACGTCATCAGGCTTTGTACTATGAAAACTATTTTCACTTATTGCCGCAAGTAGTGAAGCTCTCCCTTGCTCGTTTAGTTACCCCGCTTAATACAAAAAGGCCCCTTACCCGACGAATTCGCAAGTTGATTCAGGATATTGCCCAGCCAGAGTTAGTTCGCTATTCTAATTTCTTTTCCTGGCTACCAACTCACATACTGCATAATTTAGTAGCGGATAAACATAAACAATATCTTAGTAATTATTCTCCTATAAATCAGTTAATTGAATCACTGAAAAATATACCGCTTGAAACAAATAATCTCAATAAAATGCTTTATTGGGATCTTAAATACTTTCTTGCCGACCATAATCTAAACTACACAGATAAGATGAGTATGGCAGTAGGTGTAGAGGTCAGGGTTCCTTTCCTAGATAAGGAATTAGTGGAATTTAGTACAAAAATTCCGCCGGCTCTGAAATTGAAAGGAACAACAACGAAATATTTGCTTCGGAAGGTAATGGAACGGTATCTACCAAAAGAAATAATTTACCGTCCTAAAGCTGGTTTTGGGGCGCCCGTACGACAGTGGATAGTTAATGATTTAGGCGAGCTTATTGATGATTATTTGTCTTATGAATCTATCGAAAAGCGCGGATTATTTGATTACGAGGCGGTCCAGCAACTTCTTGTTGATAACAAAAAGGGATATATTGACGCTTCTTATCCTATTTGGGCGCTCTTAGCAATTGAAAGTTGGATGAGGCAGTTCGTTGACTAAGTAGTTATTTAACTATAATCCTTAATTGCTATGTATCTCTTTATTAAAAAGCTATTCCATAAATTATATTATAAAGTATATGAAGGCAAAGTAACTACTTTTTCAGGGCTTGAAAAACTTTCAGGATATAAGTGGATACTAGGATCCTCAATTGGAAGAGCTTACCACAAAGGCTATTATGAGCCTAACGTGACTAAATTGTTTCTGAAATACCTGAAACAAGATACTGTTTTTATAGATATCGGTGCACATGTAGGATATTATAGCTTATTATCTGCGGCTAGTGCCCCTTTAGGCCATGTATATAGCTTCGAACCCTTTTATGAAAACTATATTTATTGTAATCGGATAAAAGAACTAAATACAGTTTCAAATTGGACTATTGAGCAGAAAGCGGTTGGCGATAGAAATGGAATACTCTATTTTAATGAAGGCCCTACTTCCACCACAGGCAAAGTTTCATATACGGAAGGCAACAGAGTAGAAGCTATATCAATAGATAATTATCTAAAGGAGAAATCGATTAAAAAGATTGATTTAATTAAGATTGATGTAGAAGGATTTGGGGGGAATGTATTGCGCGGTGCAATTAATACAATTAAGATTTATAAGCCAATTATTATTATGGAGTTTCATAGCAATAGTGATGAGAAAGAGGTATTTGGAGAGTTGCTATCTGATGATTATAATATATACAATCTTGATAAAGATGCTCCAATCAAATTGGATGAAGATAATACTCTTTTTGTATATGCAGTTCCTAAAGAAAACGCATGAAACAAATTATACAAAATCTTAAAAACGGCGAAACCTTATTAGAGGAAGTACCCGCCCCGATTGTCAGAAGAGGCTGCGTTCTGATTCGGACAACGCGTAGTTTGGTTTCACTCGGCACAGAGCGTATGCTGGTTGAATTTGGGAAAGCAAACTTGATTGAAAAAGCTCGGCAGCAACCAGATAAGGTAAAACAGGTACTAGATAAAATCAAAACGGATGGGTTGATGCCAACCCTCGAGGCTGTTTTCAATAAACTGGAACAACCTCTACCACTAGGATATTGCAATGTTGGTCGGGTCATGGCCGTCGGGGAAGGAGTAACCGAGTTTCAGGTGGGGGACCGCGTGGCTTCGAACGGCCAACATGCCGAGTTTGTGTGCGTTCCTAAAAACCTGGTCGCTTCGATTCCAGACCAGGTAACCGATGAAGCAGCCGCATTTACCGTCATTGGATCTATTGGTTTACAGGGAATTAGATTGTTGTCGCCTACGTTTGGTGAAACGGTTGTGGTGATAGGCTTGGGGCTGATTGGGCTATTAACCGCCGAACTACTTCGGGCCAACGGATGCCGGGTAGTAGGTTTTGATTTTGATGCTGAAAAAGTAAGTATTGCGCAGAAAAAAGGCATTTTGGCCGTTAATCTCTCCGATGGTACAAACCCCGTCAAGTACATTGAAAACCTGACCAATGGTGTAGGAGCTGACGGTGTTATTATTACGGCCTCCAATAAAAGCAATGACATCATTGCCCAGGCGGCGCACATGAGCCGGAAGCGGGGTAAAATCATTCTGGTGGGCGTAATCGGTCTGGATGTGAAACGAGCCGACTTTTACGAGAAAGAACTCACCTTTCAGGTTTCCTGTTCGTATGGACCTGGCCGTTATGACGACGATTACGAACAAAAAGGGGTGGATTATCCATTATCCTTTGTTCGGTGGACTGAAAAACGAAACTTTGAAGCCATACTGCAAGCGCTGGCAGCGGGCCAATTAGATGTTAAGCCATTGATAAGCGAGGTTATTCCGTTGGCGTCATTTCGGGATATATACGGGGGAATTGGCACTTCACGGTCTATTGCTACTATTTTTACCTATCCAGAGAAAGCAACGTATAACACCACCGAAAGTCTGCCATCAGCTACGTTTAAGGGTGGTAAAGGAGTTATTGGGATTATTGGAGCGGGGAATTTCACCAAGATGACCATTCTGCCAAATATGAAAGACTCGTCGGCAACCATCAAATACATTGCTAGTTCGGGCGGAGTGAATGGGACCGCATTAGCGAAAAAATATGGGATTAGTAACAGCACAACCGATTATAAGTCGATACTGGACGACAAAGAAACCGATCTGGTGATGATCACGACGCGGCATAACCAACACGCGTCGATGACCATTGAAGCACTGAATGCGGGAAAACACGTCTTTGTGGAAAAGCCACTTGCGCTAAATACCGACGAGCTTGAAAAAATCATCCAGGCTTACCAAGTGGCTGACCGTACCTTGACCGTTGGCTTTAACCGCCGTTTTTCGCCGCACGTCCAGAAGATGAAAACGCTGCTGGGAAGCGGCCCCATGAATGTCATTGCTACGATGAATGCCGGTGCTATTCCTGCCAGTTCTTGGGTGCATGATCTTAAAATCGGTGGTGGACGAATCCTTGGTGAGGCTTGTCATTTTATCGACTTGATGACTTTTCTGACGGGCAGCCTCGTCGAACAGGTTTGTATGAATGCGATGGGTGAAAACCCAACTGGAGCGACAGACAATGCTTCGATTCTGCTCAAATTTGCTAATGGATCAACGGGAGTAGTAAACTACTTTTCGAACGGCCATAAAGCCTATTCCAAAGAGCGGGTTGAGGTTTACTCGCAAGAACGAACCTTTGTTCTGGATAATTTCCGGACATTGGACGGCTTCGGATTTAAGGGCTTTTCGAGTCTGAAAACCAAACTAGATAAAGGGCACCGCAAGCAATTTGAGCTACTGGTCCAGCAAATTCAGCAGGGTGGAGACGCCCTTATTCCATTTGAGGAGTTAATTAATACCTCGCGCGCTACGTTAGCTGCTATTGAGAGCCTGAAACAAGGCCGATGGATTGCCATTTCGGAAATGTTAGCTCCTAAAGAGTCTACTGGAAACGTATTTGCAAATGCTGAAGCCTGAACATGCGGCAAAAGGTTAAATTACTGCGTCAGCTATGGCAAAATATGGGATGGCGCTATGTCCGGTATCGGCTGGGCCATGAAGTAAAACGGCGGACTGGTTTACTGAAGAAAAATTTTCCAACCACGTTTACGCCAAAGACATTCATTACACAGGCCAATTGGAAACAATCGGCTAAACCTTTCTTTTTTGTCAGCCGCGAGAAAGTAGCGTTTCCAAAGCAGAAAACTCCTTCCTTACAGCGGGCGGCGCAGGAAATTCTGGCTGGTAATATTCTGTTCTTTAACGCTGACTATAAACCGCTTGGCCTGAATTACGATTGGGTTACCAATCCGGATAATAGTTATACGTATCCGCTCAAGCACTGGACCGAAATTCCTGACTTTTCCCCTGTTTCAGGTGATATCAAAGCGGTTTGGGAAAAGTCGCGGTTTGCTTACATCCTGACGCTGATTCGCTACGATTACCATTTTGAACACGATTGTTCGGATTTTGTCGTGGCAGAAATTCTGTCGTGGATAGCGGCTAACCCATTAAACCAGGGGCCTAATTACCGATGCAGTCAGGAAATTTCGTTGCGGGTTTTAAACTGGATTTTTGCCTTATATTATTACCGTGATTCCCCCGCTCTGACAGAAGAAGCCTTCTCGACAATATTAAATAGCATTCACTGGCAGATTCAGCACGTTTACAAGCATATCAATTTTTCGCGCATTGCCGTTCGGAACAACCACGCCATTACGGAGACATTGGCTTTGTATTTGGTTGGTCTGTTGATGCCTTTTTTTCCAGAATCCAACCAGTGGCACAAAGACGGCAAACGCTGGTTTGAAGAAGAAATTGCATACCAGATTTACGAAGATGGAAGCTTTCTTCAGTTTTCGATGAACTATCATCGGGTTGTTGTTCAGTTACTTACCTGGGCGTTACAACTGTCGAAGATTAATAAGGAAACCTTGAGTCCGGTCGTGCAGCAACGCGCAGAAGCATCTATTCATTTTCTCCGGGCTTGTCAGGATCAGTCGGGTTGGTTGCCCAACTACGGCGCTAATGATGGCGCTTTGTTTTTTCCGCTAAACAATTGTGGTTATCGTGATTATCGGCCACAACTTCAGGCATTAGCTAGTTGCGTCGCCGCTGATTTAGGGTATGGTCCGGGAGAATGGCAGGAAGATGCATATTGGTACGGCCTGCATCAACCAACTAACCATGTCTGGCAAAAGCCACCCGAGGAGGCGTTAAATAGGTTTGATCTTGGTGGATATTACACGATTCGGGATGGAGAGACGCTGACTTTTGTACGTTGCGGGCGGCACAAAGACCGTCCGTCGCAGGCCGACAATCTGCATCTGGATATTTGGGTGAAGGGCAGGAATATTTTACGGGATGCTGGCTCGTATAAATACAATACTGAAGAGGCATTCCGGCGTTTTTTTAATGGAACAGCTTCCCACAATACAGTAATGCTAGGTCATTACGACCAAATGGAAAAAGGGCCTCGTTTCATCTGGTTCGATTGGTCGCAGGCCGTAGAAGCAAGTCTTTCGGAAACGGCAGAAGCCTATATCTTTGAAGGAACCATTCAAGCTTTTGCGCATGTTAGTCCAGGCATCACGCATACACGCAAGGTTCTTAAATATAAAAATAGTTTTGTCTGGGAAATAACTGATATATTTAGCCATACCGCTGGCCTTCCGCTACAACAGATCTGGAATCCGTCGGATGACTTTTCTGAAAATTGCCAAATCTCGGCTAGCGATGCGGGCGGGAAAAAACTAGTTGCTGAAATGCGGGATGGCTGGTATTCCGGGCTATACGGTGTTAAGGTAGCAACTCAGCAACTGGTCTTCTCAACGCAGGAGAATCAGCTAACCACCCGAATTGAATACACCATTACTGATTAATTGATGCGCATTTTATTGATACACCAATATTTTCTGGACAGCCAGGAAGGCGGTGGTTCCCGCTGGAATGAAATGAGTCGTCTTTGGGCCGAAAAAGGACATAAGGTAACTGTACTGGCTGGAATGGTGAGTTATACGAAAGGCGTTAAATCGGATAAATACAAGGGTAAGTATTTCTACCAGGAGGACTACGTGCCCGGTGTAAATATCGTTCGTTGCCATGTTTCGGAAGCTTATAACGTAAATTTTTTAGGCCGCTTGTGGGCTTATTTTTCGTTTGTTTTTTCGAGTATCTGGGCCGGTATGTTCAAAATAAAAGGCCAGTATGATGTAATTGTAGTGACTTCACCGCCGCTTTTTGTGGGCATTACGGCTTATGTGTTATCCAGTATTAAGCGGGTGCCCTTTGTTTTTGAAGTTCGGGATTTATGGCCCGAATCGGCTATTGATACGGGCGTACTGACCAATAAACTGATCATTCGGTTTGCGTACTGGTTTGAACAATTTGTTTACCGAAAGGCCAGATTGATAAACGTATTGACACCAGCGTTCCGAGACACATTGATTCAAAAGAAAGGTGTACCTGCCGAGAAAATCTGTTTCATTCCCAACGCAGCTGATTTTTCGCTTTCAGAGGAGCTCCTGCATACCTTTGACGCCAAACTATTCCGCCGTGAGCTAGGCATCGACGATAAACTAGTTATCACTTATGTTGGTGCGCATGGCGTGGCCAATCACCTGGTGCAGGTTCTGGACACGGCTGAACGACTACGAGATACCAAGGCTTATTTCATGTTGATTGGCGATGGCATGCAGAAAAAAGAATTGATGAGAGATGCCCAGCAGCGCGGCTTGGCAAATGTCCGGTTCATTGATTCAGTAGCCAAGCGAGAGGTTTTTAAGTTTATCCTGGCGTCGGATTTAGGGACCTCGGTGCTGAAAAAAGCCGATACCTTTAAGACGGTTTATTCGAATAAAACATTCGACTATATGGCCTGCAAAAAACCGATCCTAATGGTGATTGATGGTATTTCGCGCCAGTTGGTAGAGGAAGCGCAAGCCGGTGTTTTTGTCGAGCCTGAAGCCCCGGACAAGTATACCGCCGAAGTTCAAAACTACCTGCAAAATCCAGACCTGATCGCAAAGCAGGGAACCAATGGTTACCTGTATGCGAAGAAGCATTTTGATCGAACGGTACTAGCCGATAACTACATAACTATACTGGAAAAATGTATCGGACAGGGTTCAAGCCATTGATCGATTACACGCTTGCTTTACTGGGGCTGTTGCTTAGCTGGCCAATTTTACTGATCACCGCCATAGTTTTAAGCGTAGCCAACGAGGGGAAAGCGTTTTTTTTACAGCCACGTCCGGGTAAACATGGCCGCGTATTTCGCATTATCAAATTCAAAACGATGAATGATAAGCGCGATGCGGTAGGTAATTTGTTGCCAGACAAGGAACGCCTGACCTGGGTCGGCCAGCTAGTACGCAAAACGTCAATTGATGAACTGCCACAGTTACTAAATGTGCTAAAAGGAGATATGAGCCTTATCGGCCCCCGGCCTTTGCTGGTCGACTATCTTCCCTTGTACAATAGCCAGCAGCGGCGAAGGCACGATGTAAAGCCTGGAATAACGGGTTGGGCGCAGGTTAATGGCCGAAATGCAATTTCCTGGCAGGAAAAATTTGCTTATGATGTCTGGTATGTAGATAATGTATCGTTTTATCTGGACGTAAAAATTATAGCCTTGACACTCAAGAAATTTATTCGTCCCGAAGGAATTTCATCCGCAACCTCGGTAACGATGGAGCGATTTACCGGTAATCATTAACTATGCTGCTATTCGGAGCCAGTGGACACGCCAAAGTAATTATTAGCTGTTTAGAAGCTTACTCCATTCCCGTTGAAGGAATTTTTGATGATGATGTGAGCAAAAAAAGCCTGTGGAATATTCCGGTTATAGGGAAATATAACCCTCAGTTTTTACCCGAAAGTAACCTGATTATTTCGGTTGGATACAATGCTATTCGGTACCAACTGGCGGCAAACAGTAAGCATGCCTTTGGGCAAATCGTTCATCCGACAGTCATAATCGATAAAAATGCGTCGGTTGGCGCAGGGAGTGTCATTCTACAACGTGCAGTGATTCAGACAGAAGTGAAAATTGGACGGCACGTGATCATCAACACAAGTGCTTCGGTCGATCATGAATGCGTTATTGGTGATTTTGTGCATGTCGCTCCGAACGCTACCCTTTGCGGTAACGTAAAAGTAGGTGAAGGAACCCTGATTGGGGCAGGCGCTGTAGTTGTCCCTAACTTGCACATTGGCCGTTGGGCTACGATCGGAGCCGGGGCAGTGATAACGCGCGACATTCCTGACTATGCCGTTGTTTATGGAAATCCCGGTCGAATCATTAAATACCAAGAGCCTGTGCTATGAAACCAAAAATCTGGCTATCGTCACCGCATATGGGCGGTAATGAGACAAAATACATTCAGGAAGCATTCGATACCAATTGGATTGCGCCGCTAGGACCACATGTTGACGCCTTTGAAAAAGCACTTTGTACCTATACGGGTGTCAAACACGCGGCGGCTTTGTCTTCTGGAACAGCGGCTTTACATCTTGCTTTAATCTTAGTAGGCGTTGGCTATGGCGATGAAGTTTTGTGCCAGTCATTCACGTTTTCTGCGAGTGCCAACCCCATTGCTTACCAGGGCGCTACACCAATTTTCATTGATAGCGAACGAGAAACCTGGAACATGTGCCCAGTCGCTTTAGAAGAAGCGATCAAAGACCGCCTGAAAAAGAACAAGAAGCCTAAGGCCGTTATTGTAGTGCATTTATACGGCATGCCCGCCCAGATGACTGCTATCCAGGCTATTTGTGAGCAATACGGAATACCGCTCATTGAAGACGCTGCCGAAGCATTGGGGTCAACCTACAAGGGCCAGGCAATGGGCAGTTTTGGGAAGCTAGGAATTTTGTCATTTAACGGAAATAAGATCATCACTACTTCCGGCGGGGGAGCTTTGTTAGGTAATGAGGAGGCGTTGATTACCAAATCGCGTTTTCTGGCTACGCAGGCGAGAGACCCAGCACCACACTACCAGCATTCGCACATTGGGTATAACTACCGCTTGAGCAACGTTTGCGCGGCCATTGGACTTGGACAGATGGAGGTGTTACCCACGCGGATTGAACGGCGGCGGGCTAATTTCCACTTTTATCAGGAGGAGCTTAAAGCGTATCCATTTATTGAGTTTCAGCCGGAGCTTGCAGATAGTTTTTCCAATCGTTGGTTATCTGCACTGGTCGTTAACGAATCTGCTGAAATTTCCCGGGAAGACTTGCGGCTAGCGCTGGAAGCAGAAAACATTGAGGCCCGTCCGCTTTGGAAGCCTCTGCACCTACAGCCTGTCTTTGAGGAAGCACCTTACTACGGAGGCGGCGTTTGTGAAGATTTATTCAATCGGGGTTTGTGTTTGCCTTCGGGATCTAATCTAAGCCAGGAAGACTTAACGCGCATAGTAGATACGATCAAGACTTTATTTTGAAAGTACACTCGTTAAGGCAAGCATTAATATCTATATAAAAGAAAACCCCGCTCGCGATCGCGAGCGGGGTTTTCTTTTATTGTTACTGGTTTGATTACGGTACTAACCGCAATTCAACCCGACGGTTTTTCTGCAGACCATTGCGCGAAGTGTCGCCAATTGGTTTGAATGAACCGAATGCATCGATAACGATACGGTTTGCGTCGTTCAGACCTGCTTTAACTAGGTAGTTTCTAACAGCTTCAACACGGCGGCGTGACAGAGCGATGTTGTAACGGTCAGATGCCCGGCGGTCAGCGTGACCTGATAGTTGCAGACGGCACTGAGTTTTGTTCAGTAACTCTACTACCTTGTTCAGCATTTCGTAATACTGCGGCTTGATGATGTTCTTATCAGTATCAAACTGAACGTTTGCGAAGATTTCAGCACAAGCAATTCCTGGCAGAGCAGCACTTACGTACTTGTCAAAGTCGATGGCTTCACCAGCTCCCGATACGATGCTACCTGCTGGCGTGTTTGGCTGACGGTCGAAGTAGTCAGAAACACCATCGTTATCAGAGTCAAGCAGCAAGCGAGGATCGATGTCTTTAGGACGGTTTGCCTTCGCTACTGAGTCGATTTGCTCCAGAGTCAGGATGACTGGTGGTTTGATCAGGTTACGAGGATCGGTCCAACGCAGGTGATAAGTACC of Tellurirhabdus bombi contains these proteins:
- a CDS encoding heparinase II/III family protein — encoded protein: MRQKVKLLRQLWQNMGWRYVRYRLGHEVKRRTGLLKKNFPTTFTPKTFITQANWKQSAKPFFFVSREKVAFPKQKTPSLQRAAQEILAGNILFFNADYKPLGLNYDWVTNPDNSYTYPLKHWTEIPDFSPVSGDIKAVWEKSRFAYILTLIRYDYHFEHDCSDFVVAEILSWIAANPLNQGPNYRCSQEISLRVLNWIFALYYYRDSPALTEEAFSTILNSIHWQIQHVYKHINFSRIAVRNNHAITETLALYLVGLLMPFFPESNQWHKDGKRWFEEEIAYQIYEDGSFLQFSMNYHRVVVQLLTWALQLSKINKETLSPVVQQRAEASIHFLRACQDQSGWLPNYGANDGALFFPLNNCGYRDYRPQLQALASCVAADLGYGPGEWQEDAYWYGLHQPTNHVWQKPPEEALNRFDLGGYYTIRDGETLTFVRCGRHKDRPSQADNLHLDIWVKGRNILRDAGSYKYNTEEAFRRFFNGTASHNTVMLGHYDQMEKGPRFIWFDWSQAVEASLSETAEAYIFEGTIQAFAHVSPGITHTRKVLKYKNSFVWEITDIFSHTAGLPLQQIWNPSDDFSENCQISASDAGGKKLVAEMRDGWYSGLYGVKVATQQLVFSTQENQLTTRIEYTITD
- a CDS encoding acetyltransferase, with product MLLFGASGHAKVIISCLEAYSIPVEGIFDDDVSKKSLWNIPVIGKYNPQFLPESNLIISVGYNAIRYQLAANSKHAFGQIVHPTVIIDKNASVGAGSVILQRAVIQTEVKIGRHVIINTSASVDHECVIGDFVHVAPNATLCGNVKVGEGTLIGAGAVVVPNLHIGRWATIGAGAVITRDIPDYAVVYGNPGRIIKYQEPVL
- a CDS encoding glycosyltransferase family 4 protein, with amino-acid sequence MENVKKKILIFIERFTPSYKSGGPVRSIESLIPILNKYYNVFIVTRDRDAGDKEAFKDIKIDEWIKKDNYTILYLSPSSVTISRFYKILCSIKYDFIYTNSLMSEFTRYLFLNNFLLRNKIIVAPRGELHSGALSIKKDKKKPYIWFVKKFILEKIIWHATDYVEKVSISQLFGNRDIRLAPDTTSLLAPRKYYQKRSDQVSFVYISRITQKKGLIYFLELLKNDFNGVITFDIFGPIDEAYWKECQAIISKKASKCIITYKGTIAHELINEVLHKYDFFVLPTFGENFGHAIIEAMSAGVPVLISDQTQWKNLAPINAGWDISLGQKEKWIDIVQFCITVSNEEYQKISKNAVGVAENYIKSVNFEKEYLELFN
- a CDS encoding FkbM family methyltransferase, encoding MYLFIKKLFHKLYYKVYEGKVTTFSGLEKLSGYKWILGSSIGRAYHKGYYEPNVTKLFLKYLKQDTVFIDIGAHVGYYSLLSAASAPLGHVYSFEPFYENYIYCNRIKELNTVSNWTIEQKAVGDRNGILYFNEGPTSTTGKVSYTEGNRVEAISIDNYLKEKSIKKIDLIKIDVEGFGGNVLRGAINTIKIYKPIIIMEFHSNSDEKEVFGELLSDDYNIYNLDKDAPIKLDEDNTLFVYAVPKENA
- the asnB gene encoding asparagine synthase (glutamine-hydrolyzing), whose product is MCGIVGAVSSNNDLIETYHAISHRGPDDEGIFTDKYLQLGHRRLSILDLSSNGHQPMLSEDERYVIIFNGEIYNHLSIREELTDKYSFRSTSDTETILYGYIEFGKALFNRLNGIFALAIYDKQTQDLIIVRDQFGIKPLYYYFNKEVLFFSSEVKALSKLSDFDKSIDHEAILNYIQFLWSPGEKTPFKHVKKLLPGHYIEVNVRNLSTFSITKYYELTFDGSYSTKSEEELIDELDEKLLKAVERQLLSDVPVGFFLSGGLDSSAIVAMARRLYPERKLQCYTVDTGSGGKNFEGFADDLPYAVKVARFLNADLQIVNAKLDIVKDFDKMIYHLDEPQADAAPLNVLNICRKAREDGYVVLLGGTAGDDIFSGYRRHQALYYENYFHLLPQVVKLSLARLVTPLNTKRPLTRRIRKLIQDIAQPELVRYSNFFSWLPTHILHNLVADKHKQYLSNYSPINQLIESLKNIPLETNNLNKMLYWDLKYFLADHNLNYTDKMSMAVGVEVRVPFLDKELVEFSTKIPPALKLKGTTTKYLLRKVMERYLPKEIIYRPKAGFGAPVRQWIVNDLGELIDDYLSYESIEKRGLFDYEAVQQLLVDNKKGYIDASYPIWALLAIESWMRQFVD
- a CDS encoding sugar transferase, which encodes MYRTGFKPLIDYTLALLGLLLSWPILLITAIVLSVANEGKAFFLQPRPGKHGRVFRIIKFKTMNDKRDAVGNLLPDKERLTWVGQLVRKTSIDELPQLLNVLKGDMSLIGPRPLLVDYLPLYNSQQRRRHDVKPGITGWAQVNGRNAISWQEKFAYDVWYVDNVSFYLDVKIIALTLKKFIRPEGISSATSVTMERFTGNH
- a CDS encoding glycosyltransferase family 4 protein, with protein sequence MRILLIHQYFLDSQEGGGSRWNEMSRLWAEKGHKVTVLAGMVSYTKGVKSDKYKGKYFYQEDYVPGVNIVRCHVSEAYNVNFLGRLWAYFSFVFSSIWAGMFKIKGQYDVIVVTSPPLFVGITAYVLSSIKRVPFVFEVRDLWPESAIDTGVLTNKLIIRFAYWFEQFVYRKARLINVLTPAFRDTLIQKKGVPAEKICFIPNAADFSLSEELLHTFDAKLFRRELGIDDKLVITYVGAHGVANHLVQVLDTAERLRDTKAYFMLIGDGMQKKELMRDAQQRGLANVRFIDSVAKREVFKFILASDLGTSVLKKADTFKTVYSNKTFDYMACKKPILMVIDGISRQLVEEAQAGVFVEPEAPDKYTAEVQNYLQNPDLIAKQGTNGYLYAKKHFDRTVLADNYITILEKCIGQGSSH
- a CDS encoding bi-domain-containing oxidoreductase gives rise to the protein MKQIIQNLKNGETLLEEVPAPIVRRGCVLIRTTRSLVSLGTERMLVEFGKANLIEKARQQPDKVKQVLDKIKTDGLMPTLEAVFNKLEQPLPLGYCNVGRVMAVGEGVTEFQVGDRVASNGQHAEFVCVPKNLVASIPDQVTDEAAAFTVIGSIGLQGIRLLSPTFGETVVVIGLGLIGLLTAELLRANGCRVVGFDFDAEKVSIAQKKGILAVNLSDGTNPVKYIENLTNGVGADGVIITASNKSNDIIAQAAHMSRKRGKIILVGVIGLDVKRADFYEKELTFQVSCSYGPGRYDDDYEQKGVDYPLSFVRWTEKRNFEAILQALAAGQLDVKPLISEVIPLASFRDIYGGIGTSRSIATIFTYPEKATYNTTESLPSATFKGGKGVIGIIGAGNFTKMTILPNMKDSSATIKYIASSGGVNGTALAKKYGISNSTTDYKSILDDKETDLVMITTRHNQHASMTIEALNAGKHVFVEKPLALNTDELEKIIQAYQVADRTLTVGFNRRFSPHVQKMKTLLGSGPMNVIATMNAGAIPASSWVHDLKIGGGRILGEACHFIDLMTFLTGSLVEQVCMNAMGENPTGATDNASILLKFANGSTGVVNYFSNGHKAYSKERVEVYSQERTFVLDNFRTLDGFGFKGFSSLKTKLDKGHRKQFELLVQQIQQGGDALIPFEELINTSRATLAAIESLKQGRWIAISEMLAPKESTGNVFANAEA